Proteins from a genomic interval of Psychrobacter urativorans:
- a CDS encoding TetR/AcrR family transcriptional regulator: protein MDLIEKNPTQSNKLTAQDWLDIAESELAKSGITAVRVEPLAKKLKVTKGSFYWHFSSRKELFEKLLSNWRTRSTVSIIERLSDIELTPEERLRKLFLIPYKRNTKTNGAALELAIRNWSQNDKAVQEILNEVDTHRLTFIAMIFENLGYNKEQAEIRAARFYYTMQGISVVNVHKEQASIEQIFETLL from the coding sequence ATGGATTTAATAGAAAAAAATCCAACTCAATCCAACAAACTGACTGCTCAAGATTGGTTGGATATCGCTGAATCTGAGCTGGCTAAATCTGGTATCACGGCCGTCAGAGTAGAGCCACTTGCCAAAAAGCTGAAAGTGACAAAGGGAAGTTTTTACTGGCATTTTAGTAGCAGAAAAGAGCTGTTCGAAAAGCTGTTGTCAAACTGGCGCACTCGCTCAACTGTTTCCATTATCGAGCGTTTAAGTGATATAGAGTTGACACCTGAAGAACGCTTGAGAAAACTTTTTTTAATTCCTTATAAGCGTAACACCAAGACCAATGGCGCCGCTTTAGAGCTTGCCATTCGTAACTGGTCACAAAACGATAAAGCGGTGCAGGAAATTCTAAATGAAGTCGATACTCACCGTCTGACTTTTATTGCGATGATTTTTGAAAATTTAGGATATAACAAAGAGCAAGCAGAGATAAGAGCGGCACGATTCTATTACACGATGCAGGGAATATCTGTCGTCAACGTACACAAAGAACAGGCTTCTATTGAGCAGATATTTGAAACTTTATTGTGA
- a CDS encoding DUF5020 domain-containing protein has translation MRFDSTTQAKKSNFIKPLVAAAVTIIALGTMTTAAQAKTLFKDTSITALYGGGFKMVPNNETASLTTMTLEHASTHDWGGIFAFVDRHQGDEYDLKDASGNVTGSKNYRETFGKVSPKFKVAKFNDGLIKQVNLASVYEFSSNSTGFGQDNLWVGVGADLNLPVPGIKYASATLYHAFNNAERADGKKTKGDDQKITLTSAWERDNLLIDGYVDFAFNNEFDNVKNSIHFNPQIKYNIQPALGIDNRLEVGVEYDYWKNKFGVNDVDQNAVAALVKYHF, from the coding sequence GTGCGTTTTGATTCAACTACTCAAGCAAAAAAATCAAATTTTATCAAGCCTTTGGTGGCAGCTGCTGTTACTATCATTGCCTTAGGGACGATGACTACGGCTGCTCAAGCTAAAACATTGTTTAAAGATACTAGCATTACCGCCCTTTATGGTGGCGGCTTTAAAATGGTACCAAATAACGAAACTGCCTCTTTGACAACTATGACACTAGAGCATGCCTCAACCCACGACTGGGGTGGTATCTTTGCGTTTGTTGACCGTCATCAAGGTGATGAATACGACTTAAAAGACGCGAGCGGCAATGTAACTGGCTCTAAAAACTATAGAGAAACGTTTGGTAAAGTGTCGCCTAAATTTAAAGTGGCTAAATTTAACGATGGTCTTATTAAGCAAGTAAACCTTGCCAGCGTTTATGAGTTCAGCTCAAACAGTACAGGCTTTGGTCAAGATAACCTCTGGGTTGGCGTTGGCGCAGATTTAAACCTTCCTGTCCCAGGAATTAAGTACGCATCAGCGACTTTATATCATGCTTTTAACAATGCTGAGCGCGCAGACGGTAAAAAAACCAAAGGTGATGATCAAAAGATTACCTTAACCTCAGCTTGGGAACGCGACAACCTCTTAATCGACGGTTATGTAGATTTTGCTTTTAACAATGAATTTGACAATGTTAAAAACAGTATCCATTTTAACCCGCAGATTAAATACAATATCCAGCCTGCCCTCGGTATCGACAACCGCCTAGAAGTAGGCGTTGAGTACGATTACTGGAAAAATAAATTTGGTGTTAATGACGTTGATCAAAATGCAGTTGCTGCACTGGTTAAATATCATTTCTAA
- the bhcB gene encoding beta-hydroxyaspartate dehydratase BhcB, with translation MITNENGLVIPTIEDMLEAHERIKPYIHRTPVLTSRFLNEMAGCEMFFKCENFQKAGAFKVRGASNAVFGLSDEEAKKGVCTHSSGNHALSLSYAAGRRGIPCNVVMPHSAPEAKKAAVRGYGGIITECEPSTTSREEVFAKVQAETGGDFVHPYNDPRVIAGQATCSREFLEQMEEMGVKPDMVVAPIGGGGMISGTCLTLSNLAPDVKIYAAEPLNADDAARSFKAGHIIADDAPNTVADGLKVPLKDLTWHFVSNYVTDILTATEEEIIEAMKLTWTHMKIVIEPSCAVPLAVILKNKDVFAGKKVGVIITGGNVDLDKLPWN, from the coding sequence ATGATAACAAATGAAAATGGATTAGTAATTCCAACGATTGAAGACATGTTAGAAGCTCATGAGCGTATTAAACCATATATTCATCGCACCCCAGTTTTGACGTCTCGTTTTTTAAATGAGATGGCAGGTTGTGAGATGTTCTTTAAATGTGAAAACTTCCAAAAAGCGGGCGCTTTTAAAGTTCGTGGCGCATCAAATGCCGTTTTTGGTCTGTCTGATGAAGAAGCGAAAAAAGGGGTTTGTACGCACAGCTCAGGTAACCATGCCCTATCTTTATCTTATGCGGCAGGTCGTCGTGGCATACCTTGTAACGTGGTTATGCCGCATAGTGCACCAGAAGCTAAAAAAGCTGCGGTACGTGGTTACGGCGGTATTATTACTGAATGTGAGCCATCAACTACTTCACGTGAAGAAGTATTTGCTAAAGTTCAAGCAGAAACAGGCGGTGATTTTGTCCATCCGTACAATGACCCACGCGTAATCGCAGGGCAAGCTACCTGCTCACGTGAGTTTTTAGAGCAAATGGAAGAAATGGGCGTAAAACCTGATATGGTTGTTGCACCAATCGGCGGCGGCGGTATGATTTCTGGTACTTGCTTAACATTATCAAATCTAGCGCCAGATGTTAAAATTTATGCTGCTGAGCCATTAAACGCTGATGATGCTGCTCGTTCATTCAAAGCCGGTCATATTATTGCTGATGATGCGCCTAATACTGTCGCTGATGGCTTAAAAGTACCGCTTAAAGATTTGACGTGGCATTTTGTTAGTAACTACGTGACTGATATTTTGACCGCGACTGAAGAAGAAATTATTGAAGCTATGAAGCTGACTTGGACTCATATGAAAATTGTCATAGAGCCAAGCTGTGCAGTACCACTTGCTGTTATCTTAAAAAACAAAGACGTTTTTGCAGGTAAAAAGGTAGGTGTCATCATCACTGGCGGCAACGTTGATCTTGATAAATTGCCTTGGAACTAA
- a CDS encoding thioesterase family protein, whose product MAAYYNCIQREQQADNVSISHYTPTQHAQGAWNPHEQHMAAATGVLTHELSQYAPQANMRIARISLDILGLIPLDDFVISTRCIRPGKTIELIESVMSSGGRACITARAWRLLTQDTNAIAGLEDQNATQHPDDLPVWEEMKSWPGGFVNSVHLVANKERRAGKGMVWITNDTAMVEGELTTDLVHLLGMVDLANGIVPRLGLELNDLQWIFPNTDLQIHMHRMPKGRWLGLEAVQQYGADGIGITSAVLHDVYGPFGRSEQILTIRQIPR is encoded by the coding sequence ATGGCAGCTTATTACAATTGTATCCAACGTGAACAGCAAGCAGATAATGTCAGTATTTCGCATTATACACCCACCCAACATGCGCAAGGCGCGTGGAATCCACATGAACAGCATATGGCAGCGGCGACTGGCGTACTGACCCATGAGCTGAGCCAGTATGCACCGCAAGCGAATATGCGTATAGCACGCATTAGCCTTGATATTCTAGGGTTAATCCCACTTGATGATTTTGTTATTAGTACTCGCTGTATTCGTCCGGGAAAAACCATCGAGTTAATAGAATCGGTCATGAGTAGTGGTGGTCGCGCTTGTATTACTGCGCGTGCTTGGCGACTCTTGACACAAGATACCAATGCCATTGCAGGTTTGGAAGATCAAAACGCTACTCAGCATCCTGATGATCTGCCAGTGTGGGAAGAGATGAAAAGCTGGCCCGGTGGTTTTGTCAACAGCGTACATCTAGTTGCGAATAAGGAGCGGCGGGCGGGCAAAGGTATGGTATGGATTACCAATGATACGGCAATGGTAGAAGGTGAGCTCACCACTGATTTGGTGCATTTGCTCGGGATGGTTGATCTTGCTAATGGCATCGTACCAAGACTGGGGTTAGAGCTGAACGACTTACAATGGATATTCCCTAATACGGATTTACAAATTCACATGCATCGTATGCCTAAAGGTCGCTGGCTAGGTCTAGAGGCGGTACAACAATACGGTGCTGACGGTATCGGTATAACCAGTGCAGTCTTACACGACGTTTACGGACCTTTTGGTCGGAGTGAGCAGATTCTTACCATTCGTCAGATTCCGCGTTAA
- a CDS encoding helix-turn-helix domain-containing protein, whose protein sequence is MIVSKLPVILAEKKLRVADVVRATGMSKSTLHKLYNEESSRIDFNTIDQLCEFLDVQVGDLFIYKPNIKDDDEES, encoded by the coding sequence ATGATTGTGTCTAAACTCCCTGTTATTCTGGCAGAGAAAAAACTGCGCGTAGCAGATGTTGTAAGAGCAACAGGCATGAGCAAATCAACGCTTCATAAACTATATAATGAAGAGTCCTCAAGAATTGATTTCAATACTATCGACCAGTTATGTGAGTTTTTAGACGTGCAGGTGGGTGACTTATTTATTTACAAGCCAAATATTAAAGATGATGATGAAGAATCTTGA
- the arcC gene encoding carbamate kinase — protein sequence MAIIVVALGGNALQREGNASAAAQKAVACETAVKLAAIVSQGHQLIIVHGNGPQVGNILLAQHAIESTEIPALPLDTCVAMTQGSIGYWLQQALNNEFQKKNLNKQAVSITTQMVVNKDDPKFLSPDKPVGPFYNSKAEAMNAADGQAYTFHEDSGRGWRRVVPSPAPIAIVETDAIKALINAGVIPIVAGGGGIPVIKQADNSLQGIEAVIDKDSSAALIAELLGADQFIILTAVSTVMLGFGTPEETALERVSSDDMTRYIDDGQFGAGSMLPKVRAAQQFVNHSGNNAIIGELKEIEAIMAGQAGTTIIP from the coding sequence ATGGCAATAATTGTCGTAGCATTAGGTGGAAATGCATTGCAGCGCGAAGGCAATGCGTCAGCCGCTGCTCAAAAAGCAGTAGCTTGCGAGACGGCTGTAAAGCTAGCTGCAATTGTTAGCCAAGGGCATCAGCTGATTATAGTCCACGGTAATGGACCACAGGTTGGTAATATACTCCTTGCACAGCACGCTATTGAATCTACAGAGATACCAGCATTGCCGCTCGATACTTGTGTCGCTATGACTCAAGGTTCAATTGGTTATTGGTTGCAGCAAGCGCTGAATAATGAGTTTCAAAAAAAGAACCTTAATAAACAGGCTGTTTCTATAACAACCCAAATGGTTGTCAATAAAGATGATCCAAAGTTTCTTAGTCCAGATAAGCCAGTAGGTCCATTTTATAACTCCAAAGCTGAAGCAATGAATGCTGCTGATGGACAAGCTTATACTTTCCATGAAGATTCTGGTCGTGGCTGGCGACGTGTTGTACCTTCACCAGCACCGATCGCAATAGTTGAGACGGATGCGATAAAGGCTTTGATAAATGCAGGAGTGATACCAATTGTTGCAGGGGGCGGTGGAATACCAGTCATCAAGCAGGCTGATAACAGCCTTCAAGGTATAGAAGCGGTGATTGATAAAGATTCTTCAGCTGCTTTGATAGCTGAACTTTTAGGGGCAGATCAATTTATTATATTGACGGCAGTGTCGACTGTTATGCTAGGATTTGGTACCCCTGAAGAGACTGCATTAGAGAGGGTTAGTAGCGATGATATGACACGCTATATTGATGATGGTCAGTTTGGCGCTGGCAGTATGCTACCAAAAGTTCGGGCAGCTCAACAGTTCGTAAATCATTCAGGTAATAATGCCATAATTGGAGAGCTAAAAGAAATTGAGGCTATTATGGCAGGTCAGGCTGGAACAACAATTATCCCTTAG
- the bhcC gene encoding 3-hydroxy-D-aspartate aldolase BhcC gives MITEELEVGFNVPAEVGMNEADIQTPCLILDLDALERNIKKMGDYAKDHNMRHRSHGKMHKSVDVQNLQQELGGAIGVCCQKVSEAEVFARGGIKDILVSNQVREPAKLARLANLPKLGANITVCVDDVDSAAELSAAATKAGTQLNCYIEIDCGAGRCGVTTTEAVVEIAKAIDAAENIKFTGIQAYQGAMQHMDSFSDRKAKTQIAIDQVQHAIDALTEIGLKPEFVSGGGTGSYYFESNSGVFNELQCGSYAFMDADYGRILDENGNRIDAGEWENALFILTSVMSHAKADKAIVDAGLKAQSVDSGLPFIYGRDDVEYVKCSDEHGVVSDPNGVLKINEKLKLVPGHCDPTCNIHDFYIGVRNGKVEKVWPVSARGRAY, from the coding sequence ATGATTACTGAAGAATTAGAAGTTGGTTTTAACGTCCCTGCTGAAGTTGGTATGAATGAAGCTGATATCCAAACCCCTTGCTTGATCTTAGATCTTGACGCCCTTGAGCGTAATATCAAAAAAATGGGTGATTATGCGAAAGACCATAATATGCGTCACCGTAGCCATGGTAAAATGCATAAATCAGTTGACGTACAAAACTTGCAACAAGAGCTTGGCGGCGCTATCGGCGTATGCTGTCAGAAAGTTTCTGAAGCTGAAGTATTTGCACGTGGCGGCATCAAAGATATCTTGGTATCAAACCAAGTACGTGAGCCTGCCAAACTTGCTCGTTTAGCAAATCTTCCTAAACTAGGTGCAAATATCACTGTTTGTGTTGATGATGTTGATAGCGCGGCTGAGCTATCTGCTGCTGCAACCAAAGCAGGCACTCAACTTAATTGCTACATTGAAATCGACTGTGGCGCGGGTCGTTGTGGTGTAACTACTACTGAAGCCGTTGTTGAAATCGCTAAAGCGATTGATGCCGCTGAAAATATCAAGTTTACTGGTATTCAAGCTTATCAAGGCGCAATGCAGCATATGGACAGCTTTAGCGATCGTAAAGCTAAAACACAAATTGCTATCGATCAGGTACAACATGCCATTGATGCATTGACTGAAATCGGTCTAAAACCAGAATTCGTTTCAGGTGGCGGAACTGGTAGTTACTACTTTGAAAGTAATTCAGGTGTTTTCAATGAATTGCAGTGTGGTTCTTATGCATTTATGGACGCTGACTATGGTCGTATCTTAGATGAAAATGGCAACCGTATCGATGCTGGTGAGTGGGAAAATGCTCTGTTCATCCTAACTTCTGTTATGAGCCATGCTAAAGCTGACAAAGCGATTGTTGATGCTGGTCTAAAAGCACAATCTGTAGACAGTGGCCTACCATTCATCTACGGTCGTGATGATGTTGAATACGTTAAATGCTCGGATGAGCATGGCGTAGTCAGCGATCCTAATGGCGTACTAAAAATCAATGAGAAATTGAAACTTGTACCGGGTCATTGTGATCCTACTTGTAACATCCATGATTTTTATATTGGTGTCCGTAACGGTAAAGTTGAAAAAGTATGGCCTGTATCTGCACGTGGTCGCGCGTACTAA
- a CDS encoding NAD(P)/FAD-dependent oxidoreductase: MSQIESVIVVGASAAGVSCVRALRQQGFLGSITLIDKDQHGAYERPPLSKQILMQADSTHHDIALISDDELTALNIEAHYGDGVCELDPTTRRITLESGKALTADVILLATGGEARRLPIEGADLPQVLVLRHYEDALNLRQRLTADTRVAVIGGGFIGAETTASLSKSGAAVQWLDAAALPMAHLLPTELCEKIVANHCAQGVALTPHCRLDKFIEQPDGSVSILFEDTTSIEVDVIVMGVGMAPSTPYLSEAVSAELLNPATGGIQVNDNQVTKFSGIYAAGDVAAVTQADGSTVRHEHWQSAQHQGERAATAILNKEPPAAPVDWFWSDQGDLHIEMAGKILPTKEHLVVRLEGDWPVYFSVVDNRVVGAVSVNNPNAVRAAMRMIKNNVNVEPSQLANPELPLRKLMRG; this comes from the coding sequence ATGAGCCAAATTGAGTCAGTCATCGTCGTTGGTGCGAGTGCTGCTGGAGTGAGTTGCGTCAGAGCATTACGCCAACAGGGCTTTTTGGGCAGCATTACGCTAATCGATAAAGACCAACATGGCGCGTATGAGAGGCCACCGCTATCCAAGCAGATTTTGATGCAAGCAGACAGCACCCACCACGATATTGCTTTAATCAGCGATGACGAGCTCACGGCGCTCAATATAGAAGCTCACTACGGTGATGGTGTGTGTGAATTAGATCCTACGACGCGTCGCATCACTTTGGAATCTGGTAAAGCGTTAACTGCCGATGTCATCTTGCTGGCAACGGGTGGCGAGGCAAGACGACTACCTATAGAAGGGGCAGATTTGCCGCAAGTATTGGTACTACGTCATTATGAAGATGCTTTAAACCTACGCCAAAGATTGACCGCTGATACACGCGTGGCGGTGATAGGTGGCGGCTTTATTGGTGCTGAAACTACAGCTTCGTTATCTAAATCTGGCGCCGCAGTACAGTGGTTAGATGCCGCTGCGCTTCCAATGGCTCATCTACTACCGACAGAATTATGCGAAAAAATTGTTGCCAATCACTGCGCCCAAGGCGTGGCGCTCACACCTCATTGCCGCCTCGATAAATTTATAGAGCAGCCAGATGGCAGTGTGTCCATATTGTTTGAAGATACCACGTCGATTGAGGTTGATGTCATCGTGATGGGTGTTGGTATGGCGCCAAGCACCCCTTATCTTTCGGAAGCAGTCAGCGCTGAGCTACTAAACCCAGCAACGGGCGGCATTCAAGTAAATGACAATCAAGTCACTAAATTTTCAGGCATTTATGCGGCGGGAGACGTTGCGGCAGTGACCCAAGCTGATGGCTCAACGGTACGTCATGAACACTGGCAGTCAGCCCAACATCAAGGGGAGCGCGCCGCCACTGCTATTTTAAATAAAGAGCCGCCTGCTGCACCCGTCGATTGGTTTTGGTCAGATCAAGGCGATTTGCATATAGAAATGGCTGGCAAGATTTTACCCACCAAGGAGCATTTGGTTGTGAGACTTGAAGGTGATTGGCCGGTGTATTTTAGCGTGGTTGATAATCGCGTCGTTGGTGCAGTCAGTGTCAATAATCCAAATGCCGTTCGTGCTGCCATGCGCATGATAAAAAATAATGTGAACGTTGAGCCATCACAATTGGCCAATCCAGAGCTACCACTGCGAAAACTAATGCGCGGCTAA
- a CDS encoding alpha/beta fold hydrolase, with protein sequence MQVIDSGKGKTIEAFGLQTNYLEMGEGEPLLLLHGSGPGVSAYTNWRKIIPELAKHFRVIAPDLAGFGHTERDPNFSYDIKHWGKHLLAFLDALGIEKTHVIGNSFGGSLTLATAARFPERFSKLCLMGTPCDKFFMTPGLRSGWDYTPSRENMRQAMSHFPHNPDTITDELVEERYQTSLISGAQEGLRQLLVQPNEEGETQLSGMPEHVVAKINHPTIVIHGREDKVVPTEMGFKLGRSMPNADLHVLANCGHWVMAERPKEFLQLVVNHFTAE encoded by the coding sequence ATGCAAGTAATTGATTCTGGCAAAGGCAAAACGATTGAAGCTTTTGGACTGCAAACCAACTATTTGGAAATGGGCGAGGGTGAGCCATTATTGCTATTGCATGGTTCTGGACCAGGTGTCTCTGCCTATACCAACTGGCGTAAGATTATTCCTGAGCTGGCCAAACACTTCCGTGTCATCGCGCCTGATTTAGCTGGCTTTGGACACACTGAAAGAGATCCTAACTTCAGTTACGATATTAAGCATTGGGGCAAGCATTTATTGGCTTTTTTAGATGCGCTAGGTATCGAAAAAACCCACGTCATTGGTAACTCGTTTGGTGGCTCATTGACACTTGCAACGGCTGCCCGTTTCCCTGAAAGATTCTCCAAGCTCTGTTTAATGGGCACCCCTTGTGACAAATTCTTTATGACACCCGGATTGCGCTCGGGATGGGATTACACACCATCACGCGAAAACATGCGTCAAGCCATGTCACATTTTCCTCATAATCCCGACACCATCACTGATGAATTGGTGGAAGAGCGTTATCAAACCAGCCTTATTTCTGGTGCTCAAGAAGGTCTGCGCCAGTTATTGGTGCAGCCAAATGAAGAAGGAGAAACCCAACTCTCGGGCATGCCTGAGCACGTGGTCGCCAAAATCAATCATCCTACTATCGTTATTCACGGCCGTGAAGACAAAGTCGTGCCGACAGAAATGGGCTTTAAGTTAGGTCGTTCGATGCCCAATGCAGATTTGCATGTCTTAGCCAATTGTGGGCATTGGGTCATGGCTGAAAGACCTAAAGAGTTTCTGCAATTAGTCGTCAATCATTTCACGGCAGAATAA
- the bhcD gene encoding iminosuccinate reductase BhcD produces MIEENNINNEGLLIVSEDACKAVIDRDSAFTAVKNVFASMSRGDAYNFPVIREAIGYADALYGFKSGFDRAGKSLGLKSGGYWPGNAAKGLTNHQSTIFLFNPDNGKLRALVGGNYLTAVRTAAASAVSIAHLARKDSKVLGMVGAGHQSTFQLRAALEQRNFEKVIAWNKDADRLSILQEIAEELGIPFESVEREQLCAEADVIITITSAFEPLLMKEWIKPGTHIACMGTDTVGKQEVDAALIVSATVFTDEIAQSISIGEAQHAIKSGAITADAITTLGDVINGEHPGRSSDDEITLFDGTGVGLQDLAVASAAARLAVEKGQAQHISL; encoded by the coding sequence ATGATTGAAGAAAACAATATTAACAACGAAGGTCTATTGATCGTATCGGAAGACGCTTGTAAAGCAGTTATTGATCGTGATTCTGCCTTTACCGCAGTCAAAAATGTATTTGCCTCTATGTCACGCGGCGATGCTTATAACTTTCCGGTTATTCGTGAAGCCATTGGTTATGCAGATGCGTTATATGGTTTTAAATCAGGTTTCGATCGTGCGGGTAAATCACTAGGTCTTAAATCAGGTGGTTACTGGCCGGGTAATGCAGCTAAAGGCTTAACCAACCACCAATCAACGATTTTTTTATTCAATCCTGATAACGGTAAATTACGCGCGCTAGTAGGTGGTAATTATTTAACAGCGGTACGTACTGCAGCGGCATCAGCAGTATCAATTGCGCATTTAGCCCGTAAAGATAGTAAAGTACTGGGTATGGTTGGTGCAGGACATCAGTCTACTTTTCAGCTGCGTGCGGCACTTGAGCAACGCAACTTTGAAAAAGTAATCGCTTGGAATAAAGATGCTGATCGCCTAAGCATCCTACAAGAAATCGCTGAAGAGTTAGGGATACCGTTTGAATCAGTTGAACGTGAGCAATTGTGTGCAGAAGCGGATGTCATTATCACTATTACTTCAGCATTTGAGCCTCTGCTTATGAAAGAATGGATCAAACCCGGTACACACATTGCATGCATGGGTACCGATACGGTAGGTAAGCAGGAAGTTGATGCGGCATTAATAGTCTCTGCTACGGTATTCACTGATGAAATCGCCCAGTCAATAAGTATTGGTGAAGCTCAGCATGCGATTAAGTCTGGCGCTATCACAGCGGATGCAATTACTACCCTAGGGGACGTGATTAATGGTGAGCACCCAGGTCGTAGCTCAGATGATGAGATTACCTTATTCGATGGTACAGGTGTTGGCTTACAAGATTTAGCCGTTGCTTCTGCTGCTGCTAGACTTGCTGTTGAAAAAGGTCAAGCTCAGCATATTTCGCTATAA
- the bhcA gene encoding L-aspartate--glyoxylate aminotransferase BhcA, with translation MSQQNPIFIPGPTNIPDRLRRAMNVPSQDHRAPDFSDTFLPVLSGVKKVIGTQDGEVLLFTSSGTGGWEAAISNTLSPGDKVLIARYGMFSHRWIDMCQRHGLDVQVVECPWGTGAPADQFEAILSADTEHEIKAVMVTHNETATGVMSDISAVRKAMDSATHPALLFVDGVSSIASVPFEMDAWGVDVAVAGSQKGFMLATGMAVLGVSQKALSHMDEAKLPRTYFDFRDMLRANSNGGFPYTPPLNLIYGLRESLEMLSEEGLENVYARHYRLAEGVRQAVSAWGFKLCAQSPDLYSNTVSAIFVPEGFNSNELTDHAFNKYGISFGIGLGEMNGKAFRIGHLGSLTEVMVLAGLATIEMAMVDLDYPIKLGQGVAAAQEYYRNN, from the coding sequence ATGTCACAACAAAACCCAATTTTTATTCCTGGTCCTACTAATATTCCAGACAGATTACGTCGCGCGATGAATGTGCCGTCCCAAGATCACCGTGCGCCTGATTTCTCAGATACCTTTTTGCCTGTGCTCTCTGGTGTTAAAAAAGTAATTGGTACGCAAGATGGTGAAGTTCTATTATTTACCTCTAGCGGGACTGGCGGTTGGGAAGCGGCTATCAGTAATACTCTCTCACCTGGTGATAAAGTTTTAATTGCGCGCTACGGTATGTTTTCTCATCGCTGGATCGATATGTGTCAGCGTCACGGACTTGATGTGCAAGTCGTTGAATGCCCTTGGGGCACTGGTGCACCTGCCGATCAGTTTGAGGCCATTTTAAGTGCAGATACAGAGCACGAGATAAAAGCGGTCATGGTCACACATAACGAAACAGCGACTGGGGTCATGAGTGACATTAGCGCCGTTCGTAAAGCGATGGATAGCGCTACTCATCCCGCCCTACTCTTTGTCGATGGTGTCAGCTCAATTGCTTCTGTACCTTTTGAGATGGACGCTTGGGGTGTAGACGTTGCGGTTGCCGGTTCACAAAAAGGCTTCATGCTTGCAACAGGCATGGCAGTATTAGGCGTTAGTCAAAAAGCCTTGAGCCATATGGATGAAGCTAAGCTGCCACGCACTTATTTTGACTTCCGTGATATGTTGAGAGCAAATTCCAATGGCGGCTTTCCTTATACACCACCATTAAACCTAATTTACGGTTTAAGAGAAAGTCTCGAGATGTTGTCTGAAGAAGGGCTTGAAAACGTCTATGCACGTCATTATCGTTTAGCCGAAGGCGTACGCCAAGCGGTTAGCGCTTGGGGCTTTAAATTATGTGCGCAATCTCCTGACCTTTACTCTAATACCGTAAGCGCCATCTTTGTTCCTGAAGGCTTTAATAGCAACGAGCTGACGGATCATGCCTTTAATAAATACGGTATCTCTTTTGGTATTGGTCTAGGCGAGATGAATGGTAAAGCATTCAGAATCGGTCATTTGGGTTCATTGACTGAAGTGATGGTATTAGCAGGACTGGCAACGATTGAGATGGCGATGGTTGATTTAGATTATCCAATCAAACTAGGTCAAGGTGTTGCTGCTGCGCAAGAGTATTACCGTAATAACTAA
- a CDS encoding bifunctional 3-phenylpropionate/cinnamic acid dioxygenase ferredoxin subunit, whose translation MFHVGKLEDLDIGEAIKLDQFNPPIAIIRGESGEVYAIDDTCTHAQASFCDGFVEGDTVECPLHMSVFCLKTGVPDNPPAIKAVNVYDVEIRDGEIYVEVDR comes from the coding sequence ATGTTTCATGTTGGCAAATTAGAAGATTTAGACATTGGCGAAGCAATCAAGCTGGATCAATTTAACCCACCAATCGCCATCATTCGCGGTGAAAGTGGTGAGGTTTATGCAATTGATGATACTTGCACCCATGCTCAAGCCTCGTTTTGTGATGGCTTTGTAGAGGGCGACACCGTTGAGTGTCCGCTGCATATGTCAGTCTTTTGCTTAAAGACGGGCGTTCCTGATAACCCGCCAGCGATAAAAGCCGTCAATGTTTATGATGTCGAAATCAGAGATGGTGAGATATACGTTGAGGTCGACAGATGA